In Theileria equi strain WA chromosome 4 map unlocalized gcontig_1105316255033, whole genome shotgun sequence, the following are encoded in one genomic region:
- a CDS encoding conserved hypothetical protein (encoded by transcript BEWA_012480A) encodes MRFASGGILWLVIVHFGIKCATSVILYRQIEKSTTPTVSFPNFCGVFHGISSPFINVGSVSPLRVDARNELNFKHITSFISSVHIANKVKELLLEHGCIRNVLDVRRQSRLEYNRDLISETYASAIVTHNSFDTKRPLEVPDSCFYRFDGDHEDELSLGGSQSLGAHETLASIPVDFCHSLISSISHLFQNLGLLKLVAHDNPLLSKYVSHIDSLLNLSFGTHLNKESFKSIYKPHDSAKLPSVPSGDDGFEARLFDFLSLKRLQLLRLLILSDTLTSIDSSLSATLNISYIKIMSVNDNEKEMLLLGLALVGEYFINLLDFTLRYLHGKVPYSSAANVQDKIKILWLHYLINRDVSHLPTVMPDASVEQIQQHIIRYKVSRRKLATFDLFKLTTDPISVIQDHIEHIAQYHYKQEDSFPRKFGYGPLTSDRRIHIEELLCKIESELLSFNDSDMEISLFTLSKKDYNFVLNGSKAIDDTVMCSKNKDFSIKTILDLFLNHVLEESSSEDCHVSSHEFFMGLNSFVTLSLLNRFVSTLVSHVIRFEPFKPEQSDTNSSKYFHRSYLFDAAPGIACKLISSTLEKAADLCYDETNQSFRNYAYVVPLIDLCNHSFNTANSQISASFSDNLHSTEEKLTFQLSTTKNIEARDEIKINYGINDNNIFLLDYGFVSGDRDSNGVIIDIEPASIREAAYSQDIANLLPLAYPSGLPKEKTDFLKDMNLIKIPKIIDIMELYKDPQFEGLPIKKYCEFASKFIARENAKNDPRLDYDNTMPDCTLYRQPIPEPDEQPQNEDFTIPEYIKISGDGVPDPRLILLLKVSFCRNLKRLNWIKEQTIEYLATSVNSPLDVKTFKVAATLCRNYIGEHYGKTISDDLKLINDKDVCKLSLKYKDKTFQDIRYGTCLTVPNAIIISHCLRQKIPVYKCANFYNTLSESRNSLM; translated from the exons ATGAGATTTGCTTCTGGAGGCATCCTATGGCTCGTTATTGTACACTTTGGTATTAAATGTGCAACTTCTGTGATTCTTTATCGACAAATAGAGAAAAGTACTACGCCAACGGTCTCTTTTCCTAATTTTTGCGGTGTTTTTCACGGTATATCCTCtccatttataaatgtggGCTCAGTTTCACCGTTGCGTGTAGACGCGAGAAACGAGTTAAACTTTAAACACATTACATCATTTATCTCATCAGTGCACATTGCAAACAAAGTAAAGGAACTTTTGTTAGAACATGGATGCATAAGAAATGTGCTGGATGTTAGAAGACAGTCTAGATTGGAGTATAACAGGGACTTGATTAGCGAAACATACGCTTCGGCTATAGTGACTCATAATTCATTTGACACCAAAAGACCCCTGGAGGTGCCAGATTCTTGCTTTTATAGGTTTGATGGTGACCATGAAGACGAGTTATCACTTGGAGGTTCACAGTCTTTGGGAGCGCATGAGACGCTCGCCTCCATTCCTGTAGATTTTTGCCACTCACTCATATCATCCATATCGCACTTATTCCAGAATCTTGGACTTTTAAAGCTTGTAGCGCATGATAatcctcttctttccaAGTATGTATCACACATTGATAGTCTACTAAACTTATCCTTTGGAACACATTTAAACAAGGAATCCTTTAAATCAATCTATAAACCTCATGATAGTGCCAAGCTTCCTAGTGTACCATCAGGAGATGATGGCTTTGAGGCGAGGTTGTTCGATTTTCTATCTTTAAAGAGGTTGCAATTGTTAAGATTATTGATCTTGTCTGACACATTGACTTCAATCGATAGTTCGTTATCTGCTACGTTGAACATTTCTTACATAAAAATTATGTCTGTTAATGACAATGAGAAAGAAATGTTATTACTCGGTCTTGCTTTGGTAGGtgaatattttattaaTCTTTTGGATTTCACCTTAAGATATTTGCACGGAAAGGTACCATACAGTTCCGCAGCCAATGTGCAGGATAAGATAAAGATTCTATGGTTACACTATTTGATAAATAGAGATGTTTCTCATCTGCCTACGGTGATGCCAGATGCCAGTGTAGAGCAGATACAGCAGCACATAATAAGGTACAAAGTCTCTAGGCGAAAACTGGCTACGTTTGATTTGTTCAAGTTGACGACGGATCCGATTTCAGTAATCCAGGACCATATAGAACACATTGCTCAATATCACTACAAACAGGAGGATTCCTTTCCTAGGAAGTTTGGGTACGGTCCTTTGACTTCAGATAGGAGAATACATATAGAAGAGTTATTGTGCAAAATAGAATCCGAATTGCTATCGTTTAATGACAGTGATATGGAAATTTCTCTGTTTACTCTTTCTAAGAAGGATTACAACTTTGTTCTTAATGGCAGCAAAGCAATAGACGATACCGTGATGTGCtcaaaaaataaagattttTCCATAAAGACAATTTTAGACCTATTTTTGAACCATGTTTTGGAGGAATCATCTAGTGAAGATTGTCATGTGAGTTCGCATGAGTTTTTTATGGGCCTAAATTCTTTTGTAACTCTATCGCTACTAAATCGATTCGTTTCTACCCTAGTATCTCATGTCATTAGATTTGAACCATTTAAACCAGAACAGAGTGATACAAATTCAAGCAAGTATTTTCATAGGAGCTACTTATTTGATGCTGCACCGGGGATTGCTTGTAAGCTTATTTCATCCACTTTGGAAAAGGCCGCGGATCTCTGCTATGATGAAACGAATCAATCTTTTAGGAATTATGCTTATGTTGTACCACTTATAGATTTGTGTAACCACAGTTTTAATACTGCAAATTCTCAGATCAGTGCATCATTCTCTGATAATCTACATTCTACAGAAGAAAAGCTAACATTTCAGTTATCTACAACAAAGAACATAGAGGCCAGGGATGAGATAAAAATAAACTATGGTATCAATGATAATAACATCTTCTTACTTGACTACGGATTCGTATCCGGGGACAGAGATAGCAATGGCGTAATCATTGACATTGAGCCAGCATCTATTAGGGAGGCTGCATACTCTCAGGATATTGCCAATTTATTACCACTTGCATATCCATCCGGTCTACCAAAGGAGAAAACAGACTTTTTGAAAGATATGAATTTGATcaagattccaaaaatcATAGACATAATGGAACTATACAAGGACCCACAATTCGAGGGTTTACCCATAAAAAAATATTGTGAATTTGCTAGCAAATTTATAGCTAGAGAAAATGCCAAGAACGATCCACGGCTGGACTACGATAATACAATGCCAGATTGTACTCTCTACAGACAACCTATTCCTGAACCGGATGAACAGCCTcaaaatgaagattttaCAATACCAGAGTATATAAAAATAAGTGGAGATGGAGTTCCAGATCCTAGACTCATACTATTGTTAAAGGTATCATTCTGTAGGAATTTAAAGAGATTAAACTGGATCAAAGAGCAAACTATCGAATACCTGGCTACATCCGTAAACTCTCCACTTGAC GTAAAGACATTTAAAGTTGCAGCTACTCTGTGCCGCAATTATATAGGTGAACACTATGGTAAAACTATTAGTGATGACTTGAAATTAAtcaatgataaagatgttTGCAAACTTTCCCTAAAGTACAAGGATAAGACATTTCAGGATATAAGATATGGTACATGTCTCACTGTTCCCAATGCCATTATAATTTCACATTGTCTAAGACAGAAAATTCCAGTATATAAGTGCGCAAATTTCTACAACACATTATCAGAATCCCGTAACTCCTTAATGTGA
- a CDS encoding hypothetical protein (encoded by transcript BEWA_012450A): MSFISTPSVISSPNKYTYTNTSTKPASNGTEISNNTNNMLFKEEVCTVPFVVHKILGILIKHNKPLHTLEVEKALRNCGISGVNISTNKELYEALQNVKRIHFDTTTKRLAYKNPYESIKSSDLLLMYISNHATIKGLRVSDELLSANPSMINWINDSLKDHKLRGVKLKTSHSKDKKKKKCRYSGLPNQCTIYTSSKCEECVDNVRGIMLYPIGKDVFEHDRHKLDNDVKHLWDSVVIPPKDQLLKEYNIAETIVNYQLPKFVVFIHFQPIQRQKKAGSQERYRKGGKSENEEDIQYAFIYSTGIT; encoded by the exons ATGAGCTTCATTTCCACACCTTCCGTCATATCCAGCCCAAATAAGTATACATACACGAATACCTCGACAAAACCAGCAAGCAATGGCACGGAGATCTCCAATAATACGAATAATATGCTGTTTAAGGAGGAGGTTTGCACAGTGCCGTTTGTAGTCCACAAAATCCTCGGGATACTAATAAAACACAACAAACCACTGCATACCTTGGAGGTAGAAAAGGCGCTTCGAAATTGTGGAATATCG GGTGTAAACATCTCTACAAACAAGGAGCTCTACGAGGCCTTGCAGAACGTCAAGCGTATTCACTTTGATACTACTACGAAACGGCTCGCCTACAAGAACCCGTATGAATCCATCAAAAGCTCCGATTTGCTGTTGATGTATATTAGTAATCATGCCACCATCAAGGGATTAAGGGTCAGCGACGAACTTTTGAGCGCAAATCCCTCGATGATTAACTGGATCAATGATAGTTTAAAGGATCACAAACTTAGAGGAGTGAAGTTAAAAACGTCTCACTCAAAAG ATaaaaaaaagaaaaagtGTCGCTACTCTGGGCTACCTAATCAGTGTACCATATACACAAGTTCAAAATGTGAAGAATGTGTTGATAATGTGCGTGGTATAATGTTATATCCAATCGGGAAGGACGTGTTCGAACATGATCGTCATAAATTAGATAACGATGTGAAACATTTGTGGGATTCG GTTGTAATTCCACCAAAGGATCAGCTATTAAAGGAATATAATATAGCTGAAACGATTGTTAACTATCAGCTACCTAAGTTTGTTGTttttatacattttcaaCCAATACAGCGACAGAAGAAGGCGGGGAGCCAAGAACGATACAGGAAAGGG GGTAAAAGTGAAAATGAGGAGGATATACAATACGCATTTATTTACTCCACAGGAATTACGTAA
- a CDS encoding hypothetical protein (encoded by transcript BEWA_012470A) → MTLPEYCHLISQIEIDYYSTSKLPRWLIYTFKHPRSDSNLHKSTHGTNGKPDTDTYSICNSILHSYGYSLEDIINVGKLKLEYEKNADNETSSASKGEVVKYNSRIKRKASSIDSLESENDTKLHVERLVQKSMVYYFSLFDDYSHKHGPIIRNGEIKTNKAEWISKNSSYEMICSLKDCLSQFSNSGNSQNEAVCITKEYSGIFSSNDVLITRSNVSFREMLKNEGITYSTIYDEVISRSKNAHNLLPSDIHVDDSEVVRLYLANDLPKNLGSSHSDTKVLMQGKIGNEELAISRSYVLRSLKLGELDEYDLSTIRIQGRSNCHKLFKCLEKDCANILLNLKKRDVTNPMVKCVISNFPVLFSKVHDLRFNLEPSDETSDRVTYKIGIGGLILPSVLANIFRVIKILNNRSIINKPRINVKYNSSLDDELYEKSLRISDKNRIYQNFMRNFTQIKKEYPYSYKTLKKFIPFSHFVVHGGEVIISNKHLILKGITDLKSEKLHSSLYGGILSIKDETKELDAEVFSQPLDNAGQIIFLKDTLYLNLSIIKHAMKHIDGASNLAKSSTKSFLDESLCNISYTMVNEICEANLSLIRCYLELYPDIDSSTVSIMTKVTPFNLTNLIWVICYLMHCYGKVPFFDRKYYEQRNIVDEKIILDNLKSRVTSKESNFGCSFHIDNDILSFTKSLEYPLAQQSYVIHLVNHINFNKGFFHKFGLSYSDYYTNKQTQYDGSVSLASIPALNSSEYLNGDTLQHVNTSSSPDGIAEMLELDNLTSGWKTFLGKVKAKNPGDNENASQLSEESTKITNVSDKDDNFPKIDTMDLNEINTDDFKSYDIDALMQSAKVDSSNKDMAPLYYNTDVENVNRIRAGFKLVNNSVNVKFGVVSSESRPHGRMHKCLFDFDSNTTFNDIHKNPNYNIINQFNDVISQSHEVELKQKVHIVFMFLCTSPISITESNYIKLIKNVINSNLMVLTCDPKNIVYDNANIDENTNIQSYIDKFKKGQFANVAKVFKKNGISYSFIISGDNVREQMSDLVKHVGVYTDIKFYSIPILSDSLYLLNESCKENIEILNEIRIKYSKINISYEIVRISWIFDSYFDGILICDSNVPKRHKLVFHNSELVDAYPVEELIDEHYVNIPACVERPVLGFNNDYKNVTFLWGFEIYLLYDQENIFVTPRDCMFYRKYCGINLRLLNSLEIIEREIQETIQNKLYSLNITDSDVSKFFSHGKIYTNSLVLSANGDRKRVKRRSTSAGDTLDACICPCIGNICVCFGGFDGIPILDFRWLYSTLNSSKPAPMRDYLVC, encoded by the exons ATGACCTTACCGGAATATTGCCATCTTATAAGTCAAATTGAAATAGATTACTATTCGACATCCAAGCTTCCAAGATGGCTCATATATACATTCAAACACCCTAGAAGTGACTCTAACCTCCATAAAAGCACACATG GAACAAATGGCAAACCAGACACCGACACATATTCGATTTGTAATTCTATCCTTCACTCGTATGGATATTCACTAGAAGATATAATTAATGTGGGAAAACTTAAATTAGAATACGAAAAAAATGCTGATAATGAAACGTCTAGTGCGTCCAAGGGTGAAGTCGTAAAGTATAACAGTAGAATCAAACGGAAAGCAAGCTCTATAGATTCATTGGAATCTGAAAATGACACTAAACTTCATGTTGAGAGACTTGTTCAAAAGTCTATGGTTTATTACTTCTCTCTGTTCGACGATTACTCGCATAAACATGGACCAATTATTAGGAATGGagaaattaaaacaaaTAAAGCAGAATGGATAAGCAAAAACTCATCATATGAAATGATTTGCAGTCTAAAGGACTGTTTATCTCAATTTAGTAATAGTGGAAATTCTCAAAACGAGGCTGTATGTATTACCAAAGAGTATTCTGGAATTTTCTCTAGTAATGATGTATTAATTACTAGGTCTAACGTATCTTTTAGAGAAATGCTGAAAAATGAGGGAATAACTTACTCAACAATTTACGATGAAGTAATATCTAGGTCAAAAAATGCACACAATTTGTTGCCCTCGGATATCCACGTAGATGACTCAGAAGTTGTAAGATTGTACCTTGCCAATGATTTACCTAAGAATCTTGGTAGTTCTCATAGTGATACAAAAGTCCTTATGCAAGGAAAAATCGGTAATGAAGAGCTAGCTATATCTAGGTCATATGTGCTAAGATCACTGAAATTAGGTGAATTAGATGAATATGACCTAAGTACCATACGTATACAAGGCAGATCCAATTGTCATAAGCTTTTCAAGTGTCTGGAAAAGGATTGCGCGAATATATTGCTCAATTTGAAGAAAAGGGATGTAACAAATCCTATGGTTAAGTGCGTTATATCCAATTTTCCAGTCTTATTTTCAAAAGTTCATGATCTTAGGTTTAATTTAGAACCTTCGGATGAAACTAGTGATAGAGTCACCTATAAAATTGGTATTGGAGGTTTGATACTTCCGTCTGTCTTGGCAAACATTTTTAGAGTCATAAAAATTCTTAATAACAGGTCAATCATTAATAAGCCACGTATAAACGTAAAATACAACTCTTCACTTGATGATGAACTCTATGAGAAATCTTTGCGAATATCTGATAAAAACAGAATTTATCAAAACTTTATGCGGAATTTCACGCAGATAAAAAAGGAATACCCATATTCATATAAAACCCTTAAAAAATTTATTCCATTCTCTCACTTTGTTGTACACGGTGGTGAAGTTATAATTTCGAATAAACATCTAATATTAAAGGGTATTACTGATTTAAAGTCCGAAAAACTACATTCTAGTTTATATGGAGGTATTTTATCCATAAAGGATGAAACTAAGGAACTTGATGCAGAGGTGTTTTCACAGCCTCTTGATAATGCAGGTCAGATTATTTTTTTGAAAGACACACtatatttaaatttgtCAATTATTAAACACGCAATGAAACATATTGATGGTGCAAGTAATTTAGCTAAATCTTCTACAAAGTCATTCTTGGACGAATCGCTCTGTAATATTTCATATACCATGGTGAATGAAATATGTGAAGCTAATCTATCCCTCATTAGATGCTACTTGGAATTATATCCAGATATCGACTCATCAACTGTGTCAATAATGACAAAAGTTACTCCCTTTAATCTCACAAACCTGATTTGGGTGATATGTTACCTGATGCATTGTTATGGAAAAGTTCCATTTTTTGATAGAAAATATTACGAACAGCGAAACATTGTCGATGAAAAAATTATATTGGACAATCTTAAATCACGTGTTACATCTAAGGAATCCAATTTTGGCTGCAGTTTCCATATTGATAATGATATTTTGAGCTTCACGAAATCGCTAGAATATCCCTTGGCTCAGCAATCATATGTAATTCACTTGGTTAACCATATCAATTTTAACAAGGGTTTTTTTCACAAGTTTGGACTGTCGTACAGTGATTATTACACTAATAAGCAGACACAATATGATGGCTCCGTTTCACTTGCATCAATACCTGCTTTAAATTCTAGTGAATATCTAAACGGTGATACTTTGCAACATGTTAATACCTCCTCTTCTCCAGATGGTATTGCTGAAATGTTGGAATTAGATAATCTTACAAGTGGTtggaaaacatttttgggTAAAGTTAAAGCTAAAAATCCGGGAGATAATGAAAACGCTTCACAACTTAGCGAAGAAAGCACAAAGATTACAAATGTTAGTgacaaggatgataattttccaaaaatagATACTATGGATTTAAACGAAATTAATACCgatgattttaaaagttatgaTATAGATGCACTTATGCAATCAGCCAAAGTTGACTCCTCTAATAAGGATATGGCTCCATTGTACTATAATACAGATgttgaaaatgtaaatagGATAAGGGCAGGCTTTAAGTTAGTGAACAATTCTGTCAATGTAAAATTTGGTGTTGTTTCCTCAGAATCAAGACCACATGGAAGAATGCATAAATGTCTTTTCGATTTCGATTCAAACACAACGTTTAATGATATTCacaaaaatccaaattATAACATAATAAATCAATTTAATGACGTAATTAGTCAATCGCACGAAGTAGAACTGAAACAAAAGGTGCACATTGTTTTTATGTTTCTCTGCACTAGTCCAATTTCGATAACAGAATCAAATTACATTAAGCTaattaaaaatgtaatAAATTCGAACTTGATGGTTCTAACATGTGATCCGAAGAATATTGTTTATGACAATGCGAATATAGatgaaaatacaaatatacaAAGCTACattgataaattcaaaaAGGGTCAGTTTGCTAATGTGGCAAAAGTATTTAAAAAAAATGGGATTTCATACTCCTTCATAATTTCTGGCGATAATGTTAGGGAACAAATGAGTGATCTAGTAAAACATGTAGGAGTTTACACtgatataaaattttatagtATACCAATCCTCAGTGACTCACTTTATTTACTAAATGAATCATGTAaagaaaatattgaaaTACTGAACGAAATAAGAAttaaatattccaaaataaATATATCGTATGAAATTGTTAGAATATCTTGGATATTTGattcatattttgatgGGATTCTGATATGTGATTCAAATGTACCAAAGAGACACAAACTTGTATTTCACAATAGTGAACTTGTTGATGCTTATCCCGTAGAAGAACTTATTGATGAGCATTATGTAAATATTCCCGCTTGTGTTGAAAGACCCGTCCTTGGATTTAACAATGATTACAAGAACGTGACCTTCCTTTGGGGGTTTGAAATATATTTGTTATATGATCAggaaaacatttttgtaacTCCTAGAGATTGTATgttttatcgcaaataCTGTGGAATTAACCTAAGGTTATTAAACAGTCTCGAAATAATCGAGAGAGAAATCCAAGAGACTATACAAAATAAGCTTTATTCTCTTAATATAACGGATTCCGATGTAAGTAAATTCTTCTCACACGGAAAAATCTACACCAATTCTTTGGTTTTATCAGCGAATGGAGACCGAAAAAGAGTCAAACGGAGAAGTACCTCCGCCGGAGACACACTTGACGCTTGTATTTGTCCATGTATAGGAAACATTTGCGTTTGCTTTGGGGGTTTTGATGGGATACCAATCCTAGATTTTAGATGGTTGTACAGTACACTAAATTCGTCAAAACCGGCTCCAATGCGTGACTACCTAGTCTGCTGA
- a CDS encoding hypothetical protein (encoded by transcript BEWA_012460A), with product MNFYDKTYNYCKNNLGVMSHRQLASFGIIQIKIDKSNQDLFDKICLNFHRELSQSKANSFATLSTVILISSIEFIPLEYPVLLKYYLSERSDDMTPKMLNTSLSVLSKFHHRDTECLNKLGLCIKKSLSSYSHSEISLALNQFASLSYKHKILVSYVSRSRLLETSDTKDRLNVISSSCNLLSKVKYYHVDSIKALSHSSIDCIENIPEISITESECHSNTTNNVTNCSNNTGLETSSSGSHSENRGNSMDESIILTTDTILDLFSPGKSGENIVNIKNALPKKSSRRLLYNSGENNNHTPAKVSDDLSLLRVIPRSADILRARSLTECIIEFMEKHFNGRHPANRRLEMRNKMIQQHNSFERKPLFGNSISSHSVHLETLYRGNFNLSIKKIKKKMRYSGSRNLQPTSFFINECKILKRCFLSPFKRIFQPDLGGYSKHLMNTFHYGNLLALSYFIRTTNTRFLLSHRNNNHSATTNLSLKTIEEDILDIPESLKRDTKLMEPFILDHFVVNSSHTYVDNKFLIPPAPTHSISSKRTRNLYHKLKGMHGSNQMNNLIQYNITHSIWKMIPPQTVDHMYGHKNDMYQLFPHISTIISSFNRLNFVSLDLINMVLTKVIPQVYKAIKIDSDTRSCEKSDIQTFIRFLVYILESIKPVIIRDKSHKLAKSLISLLCSNDFIAILEAYSSNESGKDALNKDVFNLMHSFNTLTFVWFNKMIQNTDVNSSSLLEFDGGFSTIVDVFNKLCRLVGDQVNRESTVSSICVPDLNLKMTRLLNNLTYNLWFVANARMSNWSFQDGNFDYMLNLANKVRSTIINGLNELEFDTNVIQYSVCTLARHAMSQQYIDKLANKGAHHTINGFDDNLIVESDPKLVNILSKYGITNKMIESAITHSHNLNTKDNLQNFVALMKSEGHSPVIHMKDRNNTLLYQFFSNHFIAS from the exons ATGAATTTTTACGACAAAACATACAACTATTGCAAAAACAATTTGGGTGTGATGTCCCATAGGCAGTTGGCTTCCTTTGGTATAATTCAAATAAAGATTGATAAATCAAATCA GGACCtgtttgataaaatatgTCTAAATTTCCACCGCGAATTATCTCAGTCAAAGGCGAACTCTTTCGCTACATTATCAACCGTAATTTTAATATCCTCGATTGAGTTTATTCCCCTGGAATACCCTGTGTTGTTGAAGTATTATCTTTCAGAACGTTCTGATGACATGACCCCAAAGATGCTAAATACGTCACTATCTGTACTATCAAAGTTTCACCATAGAGACACTGAATGCTTGAACAAATTGGGATTATGTATCAAGAAGTCTCTTTCATCATACTCTCACAGCGAGATATCGTTGGCGCTGAATCAGTTTGCTTCATTATCATATAAACATAAGATATTAGTTTCTTATGTTTCTAGATCTCGGCTCTTGGAAACTTCGGATACTAAAGATCGTCTAAACGttatttcatcatcatGCAATTTACTTTCTAAAGTAAAATACTATCATGTGGATTCTATAAAGGCCCTTTCTCACTCTTCTATTGATTGTATTGAGAATATACCAGAAATATCAATAACGGAGTCGGAATGCCACAGTAACACCACAAATAATGTAACTAATTGTTCAAACAACACGGGTTTAGAAACTTCAAGTTCTGGCTCACACTCAGAGAATCGGGGCAACTCAATGGATGAATCCATCATCCTAACTACAGACACGATATTGGATCTCTTTTCCCCGGGTAAATCCGGTGAAAATATTGTaaacattaaaaatgcTTTACCAAAAAAATCTTCTCGTAGATTGTTGTATAACAGTGGTGAAAACAATAATCATACACCTGCCAAGGTTTCTGATGACTTATCACTATTAAGAGTTATTCCCCGGTCAGCTGATATTTTACGGGCTAGATCACTAACAGAATGTATCATAGAATTTATGGAAAAACACTTTAATGGTAGACATCCTGCTAATAGGCGACTTGAAATGAGGAATAAAATGATACAGCAACATAATAGCTTTGAAAGGAAACCACTATTTGGAAATAGCATATCATCCCATTCCGTACATCTTGAAACGTTATATAGGGGCAATTTTAATCTTTCGATcaaaaaaataaaaaagAAAATGCGTTATTCGGGTAGTAGAAACTTACAGCCCACTtcattttttataaatgaatgtAAGATTTTAAAACGTTGCTTTTTATCCCCATTCAAGCGCATATTCCAGCCAGATCTTGGTGGCTATAGCAAACATTTGATGAATACATTTCATTATGGCAATCTGTTGGCGCTGTCTTATTTTATAAGGACCACCAATACTAGATTCCTGTTATCACACAGGAACAATAATCATAGCGCTACGACAAATTTATCTCTGAAAACTattgaagaagatattttggatattcCTGAATCATTAAAAAGGGATACAAAGTTAATGGAACCATTTATATTGGATCATTTTGTTGTTAATTCTTCTCATACGTATGTTGATAATAAGTTTTTGATACCACCAGCTCCCACGCATTCCATATCTAGTAAAAGAACTAGGAATTTGTACCACAAATTAAAGGGAATGCATGGCTCAAACCAAATGAATAATTTAATTCAGTATAACATAACTCATAgcatttggaaaatgataCCGCCGCAAACAGTTGATCACATGTATGGCCATAAAAACGACATGTATCAGTTATTTCCACACATTTCAACCATAATATCATCTTTTAATCGATTGAATTTTGTTTCACTTGATTTAATAAATATGGTGTTGACAAAAGTTATTCCACAAGTTTACAAGGCTATAAAAATAGATTCTGATACTAGGTCTTGCGAAAAATCCGACATACAAACTTTCATAAGGTTTcttgtctatattttggaatcaATAAAACCAGTTATAATAAGGGATAAGTCTCACAAATTAGCAAAGTCGCTCATTTCGCTGCTTTGCTCAAATGATTTTATTGCAATACTTGAGGCGTATTCTTCCAATGAAAGCGGTAAAGATGCACTAAACAAGGATGTATTTAATCTCATGCATTCGTTTAATACTCTGACATTTGTCTGGTTTAATAAAATGATCCAAAATACGGATGTTAATAGTTCAAGTCTATTAGAGTTTGATGGAGGTTTCTCAACCATTGTGGATGTGTTCAATAAACTATGCAGGCTAGTTGGTGACCAAGTAAATAGGGAAAGTACTGTTTCCTCGATTTGTGTTCCAGActtgaatttaaaaatgacAAGGCTTTTGAACAATTTGACGTACAATCTGTGGTTTGTAGCCAATGCGCGTATGAGTAACTGGAGTTTTCAGGatggaaattttgattACATGTTAAATCTTGCCAATAAGGTGAGATCTACCATCATTAATGGACTTAATGAATTGGAATTTGATACAAACGTGATTCAATATTCTGTTTGCACGTTGGCTAGACATGCCATGTCTCAACAATACATTGACAAACTAGCGAATAAGGGCGCTCATCATACTATTAATGGTTTCGATGATAATCTGATTGTAGAATCAGATCCAAAATTGGTCAATATCCTCTCAAAATACGGTATAACGAACAAGATGATAGAGAGCGCAATAACACACTCACACAACTTAAATACAAAGGATAACTTACAGAATTTTGTAGCATTAATGAAGTCTGAAGGGCATTCTCCCGTTATTCACATGAAGGATCGGAACAACACCCTACTGTACCAGTTTTTCAGTAATCATTTTATCGCATCTTGA